One part of the Lotus japonicus ecotype B-129 chromosome 2, LjGifu_v1.2 genome encodes these proteins:
- the LOC130740440 gene encoding pentatricopeptide repeat-containing protein At2g27800, mitochondrial-like, whose protein sequence is MFSFGRNCSKYRSYFRRNGSSENVWQKFPEPSELNNVIGENSHEMRFVRDAQKVNHFLFQITASYVQLPVLFAPICFNSYYSTKAPSRSYRKRARKRFLKSCKPTLDEAQFQLAQSQLLPRFTPEELSKVIALQSDPLVCLELFHWASQQPRFRHDVSTFQVTIKKLGAAKMYQEMDDVVNQLLAVPFLGSEALFNMIIYYFTEARKLTRAVHIFKHMKSRRNLNCNFRPSIRTYNILFAALLGRGNNSYINHVYMETIRCLFRQMVHDGIEPDIFSLNAMVKGYVLSLHVNEALRIFHQMGTVYECHPNSLTYDYLIHGLCAQGRTENAKELCHEMKTKGFIPSSKSYNSLVNSLALGGEVEVAVNYLWEMTENQRSADFITYRTLLDEICRRGKVQEAMRFLQELQEKDLVDGHTYRKLLYMLEDEWELNEQN, encoded by the coding sequence ATGTTCTCTTTTGGTAGAAATTGCTCAAAATATCGTAGCTACTTCAGGAGGAATGGTTCAAGTGAAAATGTATGGCAGAAATTTCCTGAGCCATCTGAGCTCAACAATGTCATTGGGGAAAATTCCCACGAGATGCGTTTCGTTCGTGATGCCCAGAAAGTTAATCACTTTTTGTTCCAAATCACTGCTAGTTATGTTCAGTTACCTGTCCTATTTGCACCCATTTGCTTTAATTCTTATTATTCGACCAAGGCTCCTTCAAGGTCTTACAGAAAAAGAGCTCGTAAGCGGTTTCTAAAATCCTGCAAGCCTACTCTAGATGAAGCTCAATTTCAGTTAGCACAGTCCCAGCTTCTCCCGAGGTTTACTCCTGAAGAACTAAGCAAGGTGATTGCTCTTCAAAGCGACCCTTTAGTTTGCTTAGAATTGTTTCACTGGGCGTCTCAGCAGCCTAGGTTTCGGCACGATGTGTCCACATTTCAAGTCACCATAAAGAAGCTTGGTGCTGCGAAAATGTACCAGGAAATGGATGACGTCGTGAACCAGTTGCTTGCTGTTCCTTTTCTTGGTTCAGAGGCATTGTTCAACatgattatatattattttaccGAGGCCCGGAAGTTGACTAGAGCCGTCCACATATTTAAGCACATGAAGAGTAGAAGAAATCTGAATTGCAATTTCAGGCCTTCCATTAGAACCTATAATATTCTTTTTGCTGCACTTTTGGGTAGAGGAAACAACTCCTATATAAACCATGTGTATATGGAAACCATTAGATGTCTTTTCAGGCAAATGGTTCATGATGGGATAGAGCCTGATATTTTCTCGTTAAATGCTATGGTAAAAGGTTACGTGCTTTCTCTTCATGTTAATGAAGCATTGAGGATATTTCATCAGATGGGCACGGTTTATGAGTGCCATCCCAACTCTTTAACCTATGATTACTTGATTCATGGATTGTGTGCCCAAGGAAGAACAGAGAACGCCAAAGAGCTGTGTCATGAAATGAAGACCAAAGGTTTCATCCCAAGTAGTAAATCTTATAATTCACTTGTCAATTCTTTGGCACTTGGTGGAGAAGTTGAGGTGGCAGTAAATTATCTGTGGGAGATGACTGAAAACCAGAGGTCAGCTGATTTTATTACATATCGGACTTTACTGGATGAGATATGTAGACGAGGAAAAGTTCAGGAAGCGATGAGGTTTTTGCAGGAGTTGCAAGAAAAGGACCTTGTAGATGGTCATACTTACAGGAAGCTTCTTTATATGCTTGAAGATGAATGGGAACTCAATGAACAGAATTGA
- the LOC130735796 gene encoding uncharacterized protein LOC130735796, giving the protein MQSMINLRASHGVPLCLSGITTTPLALSKEMADHDTRRKAMIRRQRSQQARDREGTLLHADQENTEMEINHIGDLDFILHDLSHIIHFGFPAKAA; this is encoded by the exons ATGCAGTCCATGATAAACCTTCGTGCTTCCCATGGTGTTCCTCTCTGTCTCTCCGGAATCACCACCACCCCTCTTGCTCTTTCCAAAGA AATGGCAGATCATGACACTAGAAGAAAAGCCATGATCAGGAGGCAGAGATCACAACAAGCCAGAGATAGAGAGGGTACTCTGCTGCATGCAGATCAAGAAAACACTGAAATGGAGATCAATCATATTGGAGATCTGGATTTCATCCTTCATGATCTGTCACATATTATTCACTTTGGTTTTCCAGCTAAAGCTGCTTAA
- the LOC130740439 gene encoding proteasome subunit beta type-4-like, whose amino-acid sequence MKKKKTKPKQFSAYHSDLVIFTPQSCSSRLFIRQIMGSTERTLYPYVTGSSVVAIKYKDGILMAADMGGSYGSTLRYKSVERLKSVGKHSLLGASGEISDFQEILRYLDELILSDNMWDDGNSLGPKEVHNYLTRMMYNRRNKFNPLWNSLILGGVKNGQKYLGMVSMIGVNFEDNHIATGLGNHLARPILRDEWHENLTFEEGVKLLEKCMRVLLYRDRSAVNKIQIAKMTEEGATMFPPFSLKTYWEFSAFRNPTLGAEGSW is encoded by the exons atgaaaaaaaaaaagacaaaaccAAAACAATTTTCAGCGTACCATTCCGATCTCGTAATTTTCACACCCCAATCTTGTTCCTCGCGATTGTTCATTCGACAAATCATGGGTTCGACAGAGAGAACACT GTACCCGTATGTGACTGGATCCTCTGTGGTTGCTATCAAGTACAAAGATGGGATTCTCATGGCTGCTGATATGGGAG GTTCCTATGGGTCTACCCTGCGATACAAGAGTGTTGAGCGTTTGAAGTCTGTTGGGAAACATTCCCTTCTTGGTGCTAGCGGGGAAATAAGTGACTTTCAGGAGATCCTACGCTACCTCGATGAGCTTAT CCTTTCTGACAACATGTGGGATGATGGGAACTCTCTTGGGCCTAAGGAGGTGCACAACTATTTAACTCGAATGATGTATAATAGGCGTAACAAGTTCAACCCATTATGGAACTCCCTTATACTTGGTGGTGTGAAGAATGGACAAAAGTACCTTGGAATG GTTAGCATGATTGGAGTTAATTTTGAAGACAATCATATAGCCACTGGGCTGGGAAATCATCTTGCTAGACCAATTCTCCGTGATGAGTGGCATGAAAATTTGACCTTTGAAGAAGGTGTCAAGTTGCTGGAAAAATGCATGCGTGTGTTATTATATCGTGATAGATCTGCTGTCAACAAGATACAG ATTGCTAAAATGACTGAAGAAGGTGCTACTATGTTCCCCCCATTCTCGCTGAAGACATACTGGGAGTTCTCTGCTTTCAGGAATCCTACATTGGGTGCTGAAGGATCGTGGTAG
- the LOC130740441 gene encoding vicilin-like seed storage protein At2g28490 — translation MQSNTVMEGSKTTLLLMLLVVLCHGVAITIGERTSSSKSSNKLFLMQDSKSVVKADAGEMRVLESHGGRRLERLMHIGFITMEPKSLFIPQYLDSNLVIFVRRGEAKLGFMYGDELSERRLKTGDLYVIPAGSAFYLVNLGEGQRLHIICSIDTSTSMDDTFQSFYIGGGDNSQSILAGFEPVILETAFNESREELSKIFNKRLEGPIVFVDDSHAPSLWTKFLKLKKEDKVQSMKEMMQVQEEHNQEEEEEEKQTSWSWRKLLETVFGKENKKADFKGTADSPDSYNLYDKNPDFRNDYGWSSAIDGADYPPLKTVDTGVFHVNLTAGSMMVPHLNPRAMEYGIVLRGYGRIQIVFPNGSNAMDTEIKEGDVFFVPRYFPFCQIASRSGPLEFFGFSTSARKNKPQFLVGSVSLLRTMMGPELAATFGVREDTLRRVVDAQREYVIVPSTWAAPGDEGEKEEEEDSVKVKLQQKGIQGFDNGEVLGVFE, via the exons ATGCAATCAAACACAGTCATGGAAGGAAGCAAAACCACCCTTTTGCTCATGCTCCTTGTTGTTCTGTGCCATGGAGTGGCCATCACAATAGGAGAAAGGACTTCATCTTCAAAGTCATCAAACAAGTTGTTCTTGATGCAGGATTCCAAGAGTGTGGTTAAGGCTGATGCAGGGGAAATGAGAGTGCTGGAAAGCCATGGTGGTAGGAGATTGGAGAGACTCATGCACATCGGTTTCATCACAATGGAACCAAAGTCCTTGTTCATTCCTCAGTACCTTGACTCCAATTTGGTTATATTTGTCCGTAGAG GGGAAGCAAAGTTGGGGTTCATGTATGGAGATGAACTATCTGAAAGGCGATTGAAGACAGGGGATTTGTATGTAATTCCTGCTGGTTCTGCATTCTATTTGGTGAATTTAGGAGAAGGTCAGAGACTTCACATTATCTGCAGCATTGACACTTCTACTAGCATGGATGACACCTTCCAG TCCTTCTATATTGGAGGAGGAGACAATTCACAGTCAATACTTGCTGGATTCGAGCCTGTGATCCTTGAAACTGCATTTAAT GAATCAAGGGAGGAGCTAAGCAAAATCTTCAACAAGAGACTAGAGGGACCAATCGTGTTCGTGGATGATTCTCATGCCCCTAGCCTATGGACCAAATTCCTTAAACtgaaaaaggaagacaaagtGCAATCCATGAAGGAAATGATGCAAGTCCAAGAAGAACacaatcaagaagaagaagaagaagaaaagcaaACAAGTTGGTCATGGAGGAAGCTCTTAGAAACTGTATTTGGAAAGGAGAACAAGAAGGCAGATTTCAAAGGCACTGCAGATTCCCCTGACTCTTATAACCTCTATGATAAAAATCCTGATTTCAGAAACGATTATGGTTGGAGCAGTGCAATTGATGGAGCAGATTACCCTCCACTCAAAACAGTTGACACTGGTGTTTTCCATGTCAATCTCACAGCT GGATCCATGATGGTACCCCACTTGAATCCAAGGGCAATGGAGTATGGCATAGTGCTGAGAGGCTATGGCAGAATTCAGATAGTGTTTCCAAACGGAAGCAATGCAATGGACACTGAAATCAAAGAAGGGGACGTGTTCTTTGTTCCAAGGTACTTCCCTTTCTGTCAAATAGCATCAAGGAGTGGCCCTTTAGAGTTCTTTGGGTTCAGCACCTCTGCCAGGAAGAACAAGCCACAATTTCTGGTTGGTTCTGTGTCCCTTCTGAGGACCATGATGGGGCCTGAGCTCGCCGCCACTTTTGGGGTCCGCGAAGACACTCTGCGGCGTGTGGTGGATGCTCAGCGCGAGTATGTGATTGTGCCTTCAACATGGGCTGCACCAGGAGATGAAggggagaaggaggaggaagaggacaGTGTTAAGGTGAAGTTGCAGCAAAAGGGTATCCAAGGGTTTGATAATGGTGAGGTTTTGGGTGTTTTTGAATAG